One Mycobacterium sp. SMC-4 DNA window includes the following coding sequences:
- a CDS encoding SDR family NAD(P)-dependent oxidoreductase yields MSTDLSGRVALVTGAVGGMGAAHARRLAAAGALVAVNDRDECPALSVLAADIGGFTAAGDVSDPQTCHAIAAHVTQTAGRLDILVANHAYMTMAPLSGHDPDDWWKVVDTNLGGTFFLVQAVLPHMRAAGAGRIVVITSEWGVTGWPEATAYAASKSGLISLVKTLGRELAREHIIVNAVAPGVIDTPQLQVDAAAAGVPVEQIRSHYAAAIPAGRIGSGDEVAAAVELLSDFSLEAVVGQVVSCNGGATRTRV; encoded by the coding sequence ATGAGCACCGACCTGAGCGGGCGGGTCGCGCTGGTCACCGGTGCGGTCGGCGGTATGGGCGCCGCGCACGCCCGGCGGCTGGCCGCCGCAGGGGCGCTCGTCGCCGTCAACGACCGCGACGAGTGTCCGGCCCTGTCGGTGCTGGCCGCCGACATCGGCGGATTCACCGCCGCCGGCGACGTCTCCGACCCGCAGACGTGTCATGCCATCGCCGCCCATGTCACACAGACCGCCGGTCGGCTCGACATCCTGGTTGCCAACCATGCGTACATGACGATGGCGCCGCTGTCCGGCCACGACCCGGACGACTGGTGGAAGGTGGTGGACACCAATCTGGGCGGCACCTTCTTCCTCGTGCAGGCCGTGCTGCCGCACATGCGCGCGGCCGGAGCTGGGCGCATCGTCGTCATCACCAGCGAGTGGGGTGTGACCGGCTGGCCGGAGGCAACCGCTTACGCCGCGTCGAAATCCGGCCTGATCTCGCTGGTCAAGACCCTGGGCCGGGAACTGGCGCGCGAACACATCATCGTCAACGCGGTGGCGCCCGGCGTGATCGACACCCCACAGCTGCAGGTGGACGCTGCCGCCGCCGGGGTACCAGTCGAGCAGATCCGGAGCCATTACGCGGCAGCGATACCCGCCGGACGCATCGGGTCCGGTGACGAGGTCGCCGCCGCCGTCGAGTTGCTGTCTGACTTCAGCTTGGAAGCCGTTGTCGGCCAGGTTGTTTCGTGCAACGGCGGCGCGACGCGAACCCGGGTATAG
- the speB gene encoding agmatinase: MHNDPRIRSESGVLGQVDARQVPRYAGVGTFARLPQPHEVADYDVAVIGVPFDSGVTYRPGARFGPAAIRQASRLLKPYHPALDVTPFAAAQVIDAGDVAANPFDITSAVEQIKDGILGRVSRPDQRFVLLGGDHTIALPALQVVNQLHGPVALVHFDAHLDTWDTYFGAPCTHGTPFRRASEQGLIVKGHSAHVGIRGSLYDAADLLDDAELGFTVVHCRDIDRIGVDAVIERVLARVGTHPVYVSIDIDVLDPAFAPGTGTPEIGGMTSRELVAVLRAMRALNIVGADVVEVAPCYDHAEVTAVAAANLAYELISLMVD, encoded by the coding sequence GTGCACAACGACCCGCGGATCCGGTCGGAATCCGGTGTGCTCGGGCAGGTCGACGCCCGACAGGTACCGCGCTACGCCGGGGTCGGCACCTTCGCGCGGTTGCCGCAACCTCACGAGGTCGCCGACTACGACGTGGCGGTGATCGGCGTTCCCTTCGACAGCGGTGTCACCTATCGGCCGGGGGCACGCTTCGGTCCGGCGGCGATCCGCCAGGCCTCCCGGTTACTCAAGCCCTACCATCCGGCGCTCGACGTGACACCGTTCGCGGCCGCCCAGGTCATTGATGCCGGCGACGTCGCCGCCAACCCGTTCGACATCACCAGCGCGGTGGAGCAGATCAAGGATGGCATTCTGGGTCGGGTGAGCCGGCCGGATCAGCGCTTCGTGCTGCTCGGTGGAGACCACACCATCGCGTTGCCGGCGTTGCAGGTGGTCAACCAACTGCACGGACCGGTGGCTCTGGTGCACTTCGACGCCCACCTCGACACCTGGGACACCTATTTCGGGGCGCCCTGCACCCACGGCACCCCGTTTCGCCGCGCCTCCGAACAGGGGTTGATCGTCAAGGGTCATTCCGCCCACGTCGGCATCCGCGGTTCGCTCTACGACGCGGCCGACCTGCTCGACGACGCCGAGCTCGGCTTCACCGTCGTGCACTGCCGAGACATCGACCGCATCGGCGTCGACGCAGTGATCGAACGGGTACTCGCGCGGGTCGGAACCCATCCGGTGTATGTGTCGATCGACATCGACGTGTTGGATCCGGCGTTTGCGCCCGGTACCGGCACCCCCGAAATCGGTGGTATGACCAGTCGCGAGCTGGTCGCGGTGCTGCGTGCGATGCGTGCGCTGAATATCGTCGGTGCCGACGTGGTCGAGGTAGCGCCGTGCTACGACCACGCCGAGGTCACCGCCGTGGCCGCCGCCAACCTGGCCTACGAACTGATCAGCCTGATGGTCGACTGA
- a CDS encoding polysaccharide deacetylase has translation MDQFIWPAGKTAAAAFTFDVDAESAVLWGNQSVGARMSVMSHQAYGPLVGIPRILDLLEKHQIRSTFFVPGHTADRYPQAVRSIVAAGHEIAHHGYLHEQPTALTREEEIDALDRGLAALADVAGVRPAGYRAPMWDLSWRTPVLLAERDFLYDSSLMDADHPYELAITPGAAQSLVEIPIQWALDDWEQYCFLPDITGSGLIESPRKARELWQLEFDALRAAGGCWVLTNHPFLTGRASRAAELGGLMRYVLDHDDVWVASLGEVAEHVRSLGLTPRSITPPDIPR, from the coding sequence ATGGACCAATTCATTTGGCCGGCAGGAAAAACCGCGGCGGCGGCGTTCACCTTCGACGTCGACGCCGAGTCGGCTGTGCTGTGGGGCAACCAGAGCGTGGGCGCCCGCATGAGCGTGATGAGCCATCAGGCCTATGGTCCGCTGGTCGGTATCCCGCGCATCCTCGATCTGTTGGAAAAACACCAGATTCGGTCCACGTTCTTCGTTCCCGGCCACACCGCCGACCGTTACCCGCAGGCCGTGCGCAGCATCGTCGCGGCCGGTCACGAGATCGCCCACCACGGATATCTGCACGAGCAGCCCACCGCGCTGACCCGGGAGGAGGAGATCGACGCGCTCGACAGGGGGCTGGCCGCCCTGGCCGACGTGGCGGGTGTCCGCCCGGCCGGATACCGGGCACCGATGTGGGATCTGTCGTGGCGCACCCCGGTCCTGCTGGCCGAGCGGGACTTCCTGTACGACTCCAGCCTGATGGATGCCGACCATCCCTACGAGTTGGCAATCACCCCCGGCGCGGCGCAGTCACTGGTGGAGATCCCGATCCAGTGGGCCCTCGACGACTGGGAGCAGTACTGCTTCCTGCCCGACATCACCGGCAGCGGACTGATCGAGAGCCCCCGCAAGGCGCGGGAGCTCTGGCAACTGGAGTTCGACGCGCTGCGCGCGGCGGGTGGGTGCTGGGTATTGACCAATCACCCGTTCCTGACCGGTCGGGCATCACGGGCCGCTGAACTCGGCGGGCTGATGCGCTACGTACTCGACCACGACGACGTGTGGGTCGCGAGTCTCGGCGAGGTGGCCGAACACGTTCGGTCCCTGGGACTTACGCCGCGGTCGATCACACCACCGGACATCCCACGCTGA
- a CDS encoding diguanylate cyclase domain-containing protein, whose product MSPICIHDGRVVHYVNLAGARALGMTSAGQIVGRPITDFIDQASLVTVRGRLEALRVEGDVTEPVHLTLRRIDGTTISLHAVATLRVDRGAPLFEVVFQTPIAEPTRSARAGASGQPAVPSVRGDRLYTVLDLLHVGVVIMDSDGRFEFTNEAARRMLGSGAGELVGLRHSRSGVDLPMYDTQGAQIGKESHPLRYILETGLSVAGEVIGVDRLDGRRIWLTGKGCLIDPDTPATSSVMLSFTDITEHYDARERLLHEATHDWLTGLPNRGHALNHAAAGLVADGADRLAAVLFLDLNGMKAVNDTFGHPTGDDVLRIAAQRMRAVVRPQDLVARIGGDEFVMLLMGLLTADELDVVVARVQDALAPGISVGSQVLQVGVSIGVTMVSHNDPRSLAEVLRDADTAMYRAKAQGRSTTTGSGQ is encoded by the coding sequence TTGTCGCCGATCTGCATACACGACGGTCGCGTCGTGCACTACGTCAACCTCGCCGGCGCCCGCGCGCTGGGCATGACCTCGGCCGGACAGATCGTCGGACGCCCCATCACCGACTTCATCGACCAGGCTTCGCTGGTTACGGTACGGGGCCGACTGGAGGCGCTGCGGGTCGAGGGCGACGTGACCGAACCGGTCCACCTGACGCTGCGCCGCATCGACGGCACCACCATCTCGTTGCATGCCGTGGCGACGCTGAGGGTGGACCGGGGCGCGCCACTGTTCGAGGTGGTCTTTCAGACCCCGATCGCAGAGCCGACCCGTAGCGCACGTGCCGGGGCGTCCGGTCAGCCGGCCGTCCCGTCGGTTCGGGGAGACCGGCTGTACACAGTGCTCGACCTGCTCCATGTCGGTGTGGTGATCATGGACAGCGACGGGCGTTTCGAGTTCACCAACGAAGCGGCGCGCCGCATGTTGGGTAGCGGTGCCGGCGAGCTGGTGGGTCTGCGCCACAGCCGCAGCGGCGTCGACCTACCCATGTATGACACCCAGGGCGCACAGATCGGCAAGGAATCGCATCCGTTGCGCTACATCCTCGAGACCGGCCTGAGCGTGGCGGGTGAAGTCATCGGCGTGGACCGGCTGGACGGTCGGCGGATCTGGTTGACCGGCAAGGGGTGTCTGATCGATCCGGATACTCCGGCGACGTCGTCGGTGATGTTGTCGTTCACCGACATCACTGAGCACTACGACGCCCGGGAGCGACTGCTGCATGAGGCGACCCATGATTGGCTCACCGGCTTACCGAACCGCGGTCACGCGCTCAATCACGCCGCTGCCGGACTGGTCGCCGACGGAGCCGACCGGCTTGCCGCCGTGTTGTTCCTCGACCTCAACGGGATGAAAGCGGTCAACGACACCTTCGGCCACCCCACCGGTGACGACGTGTTGCGCATCGCGGCGCAACGGATGCGCGCGGTGGTCCGTCCACAGGATCTGGTGGCCCGCATCGGTGGCGACGAATTCGTGATGCTGCTGATGGGCTTGCTGACCGCCGACGAACTCGACGTCGTGGTCGCGCGGGTGCAAGATGCGCTGGCGCCGGGCATTTCGGTGGGGTCGCAGGTTCTGCAGGTCGGCGTCAGCATCGGGGTGACGATGGTGTCGCACAACGACCCGCGCAGTCTCGCCGAGGTGCTGCGCGACGCAGATACCGCGATGTATCGCGCCAAAGCCCAAGGCCGCTCAACCACAACAGGTTCCGGTCAGTAG
- a CDS encoding endonuclease/exonuclease/phosphatase family protein: protein MKLVTFNILHGRTPGGGVDLARFAECVAGLDADILALQEVDSIQERSGLADLTALAAEAMGARSHRFVAAIAGTPGATWMAATGEEQPGTAAYGVALLSRYPARNWQVVRLPRIPFRFPMYLRAPGRVQVIDEEPRAAVIGQFDTPLGDLTVVNTHLSFVPGWNRLQLRRLLRDVRALPWPRIVTGDLNMSAAAARRHSGLRPLACAPTFPAENPSQQLDHVLTDDPALSAKEFRAPHLAISDHRPMVVRLQRDG, encoded by the coding sequence ATGAAGCTGGTGACATTCAACATCCTGCATGGACGGACGCCCGGCGGCGGAGTGGACCTCGCGCGGTTCGCCGAATGCGTGGCCGGCCTCGACGCCGACATCCTGGCCTTGCAGGAAGTCGACTCCATCCAGGAGCGATCAGGCCTCGCCGACCTGACGGCATTGGCCGCCGAGGCGATGGGAGCGCGCAGTCACCGCTTCGTGGCCGCGATCGCCGGCACTCCCGGCGCGACGTGGATGGCAGCCACCGGGGAGGAACAGCCGGGCACAGCCGCCTACGGAGTGGCCCTGCTGTCGCGGTATCCGGCGCGGAACTGGCAGGTCGTACGGCTGCCGCGGATACCGTTCCGGTTCCCGATGTACCTGCGGGCCCCGGGGCGGGTTCAGGTCATCGACGAAGAGCCCCGCGCGGCGGTGATCGGCCAGTTCGACACCCCGCTCGGCGACCTCACGGTCGTCAACACGCACCTGTCGTTCGTGCCGGGATGGAACCGGCTACAGCTGCGTCGGCTGTTGCGGGATGTGCGGGCCCTGCCCTGGCCGCGCATCGTCACCGGAGACCTCAACATGTCCGCCGCCGCGGCGCGTCGTCATTCCGGCTTGCGCCCGCTGGCCTGCGCGCCGACCTTCCCCGCCGAGAATCCCAGCCAACAGCTCGATCACGTCCTCACCGACGATCCCGCGCTGAGCGCCAAGGAGTTCCGCGCACCGCATCTGGCGATCTCCGATCACCGTCCAATGGTCGTTCGCCTGCAACGTGACGGATAG
- a CDS encoding universal stress protein produces the protein MTSSPAPLGVVVGVDGSPAARVAVDWAARDAALWHVPLTLVHVLPGAAMQAWIQTPLPADYLEELRQSGQEILAAAAQDARAAGGENLVKIEERIVSGSPVPALVDFSKQADLVVVGSRGLGKWGRRLLGSVSSGLVHHSRCPVAVIHDEDPLIPHPAQAPVVVGVDGSPASEHAIAIAYEEASRRGVELVAVHTWSDAGYELPGAEWSNVQPEEDMLLAERLAGYRDRYPDVPVRRVLKRDQPARRLLEEAENAQLLVVGSHGRGGFTGMLLGSVGSEVVQSARIPVIVARR, from the coding sequence ATGACCAGTTCACCAGCACCTCTGGGGGTCGTAGTCGGAGTTGACGGCTCACCCGCAGCCCGGGTCGCCGTCGACTGGGCCGCCCGTGACGCCGCGCTGTGGCATGTGCCGTTGACGCTGGTCCATGTCCTTCCCGGGGCCGCGATGCAAGCCTGGATTCAAACACCGTTGCCGGCCGACTACCTCGAGGAGTTGCGCCAGAGCGGTCAGGAGATCCTGGCCGCCGCCGCCCAGGACGCGCGCGCGGCCGGCGGTGAGAATCTGGTCAAGATCGAAGAACGGATCGTCTCGGGTTCACCTGTCCCGGCGCTGGTCGACTTCAGCAAGCAGGCCGATCTGGTGGTGGTCGGAAGTCGTGGGCTCGGCAAGTGGGGGCGACGCCTGCTCGGGTCGGTCAGCAGTGGGCTGGTCCACCATTCCCGGTGCCCGGTGGCGGTGATCCACGACGAGGATCCGCTGATCCCGCACCCAGCCCAGGCGCCCGTCGTGGTCGGAGTCGATGGATCACCGGCGTCCGAGCACGCCATCGCCATCGCCTACGAAGAAGCGTCCCGGCGCGGCGTCGAACTGGTGGCGGTGCACACCTGGAGTGATGCCGGTTACGAGTTGCCCGGCGCCGAGTGGTCCAACGTCCAGCCCGAGGAAGACATGCTGCTGGCCGAGAGACTGGCCGGCTATCGGGACCGCTATCCCGACGTACCGGTGCGCCGAGTGCTCAAGCGAGATCAGCCGGCCCGCCGTCTGCTCGAGGAAGCCGAGAACGCCCAATTGCTGGTCGTCGGCAGTCACGGCCGTGGTGGATTCACCGGGATGTTGCTCGGTTCGGTGGGTTCCGAGGTGGTGCAGTCGGCGCGAATTCCGGTGATCGTCGCCCGGCGGTGA
- a CDS encoding acyl-CoA dehydrogenase family protein, with the protein MHFTLNDEQELLRNGLTKFLATRYDLHTSRAAAKMGSGWQPEIWRAFAEELGILGAALPEEHGGIGGGPVEMMLIAEALGHALVVEPYVDTAIVAAGLLERAGGDVAAELLEQIASGTAIVTLAATEAGSGDNWRDVSTVAERDGAQWVLSGAKIVSAATPLAGHVLITARTSGERADTTGISLFVVDVSGQRPGLTLHHYRTIDDRRASDIDLDHVRLPASSLLGQEGAAWASLAHARDEGAAAVCAEAVGAMRKVLADTVDYCKQRQQFGQPIGSFQVLQHRMVDMYMEVEQAAAATLLAVLKLDADEAARARAVSAAKATVGRAAQFVGQQAVQLHGGMGMTEELAIGHYFKRLTALQFEFGSTDHHISRYAHLSSG; encoded by the coding sequence ATGCATTTCACACTCAACGACGAACAAGAGCTGCTGCGCAACGGACTGACCAAGTTCCTGGCCACCCGCTACGACCTTCACACCAGCCGGGCCGCCGCCAAGATGGGTTCGGGATGGCAGCCCGAGATCTGGCGCGCATTCGCCGAAGAACTCGGAATCCTCGGGGCTGCACTGCCCGAGGAACACGGTGGTATCGGCGGCGGGCCCGTGGAGATGATGCTCATCGCCGAGGCGCTGGGTCACGCACTGGTCGTCGAACCCTACGTCGACACCGCGATCGTCGCGGCCGGCCTGCTCGAGCGCGCCGGCGGTGACGTCGCCGCCGAACTCCTCGAACAGATTGCCTCCGGCACAGCGATCGTGACGTTGGCCGCAACCGAGGCCGGCTCCGGCGACAACTGGCGAGATGTCAGCACCGTCGCCGAGCGCGACGGTGCGCAGTGGGTGCTGTCCGGAGCGAAGATCGTGTCCGCGGCCACCCCGTTGGCCGGCCACGTACTGATCACGGCACGGACATCGGGCGAGCGCGCCGATACCACCGGCATCTCGCTGTTCGTGGTCGACGTGTCCGGGCAACGGCCGGGGCTCACCCTGCACCATTACCGCACGATCGACGACCGGCGCGCCTCCGACATCGACCTGGACCACGTCCGGTTACCGGCGTCGTCTCTGCTCGGCCAGGAAGGCGCCGCCTGGGCTTCGCTGGCGCACGCTCGCGACGAAGGAGCCGCAGCGGTGTGCGCCGAAGCGGTCGGGGCGATGCGCAAGGTGCTGGCCGACACCGTCGACTACTGCAAGCAGCGCCAGCAGTTCGGTCAGCCGATCGGCAGCTTTCAGGTGTTACAGCATCGCATGGTCGACATGTACATGGAGGTGGAGCAGGCCGCCGCGGCGACGCTGTTGGCGGTCCTCAAACTCGACGCCGACGAAGCCGCCCGAGCGCGTGCGGTATCGGCGGCCAAGGCCACCGTCGGACGCGCTGCACAGTTCGTCGGTCAGCAGGCCGTCCAACTGCACGGCGGCATGGGGATGACCGAGGAACTGGCGATCGGGCACTACTTCAAGCGTTTGACCGCACTGCAATTCGAGTTCGGCTCGACCGATCACCACATCAGCCGGTATGCGCACCTGAGCTCTGGGTGA